ttaaaaattaaccaaaacataaatttagccaagaatatccacactttggcttatctgaatatctctttgcataaaatttcatatatttgaaactaatatcaaatatcttcaaaataataatataacatgtatataagatgcttaggatcttctaataaaattatcaaagtcattggaataggtttagaccaccaaagagttaaactttctcaaaacagaaactatttttcctcttacagtttctaagtttctaaatctaagaaaatatttcatcaaaacctttaatcatgcaaaaatcctcaaccaatagtcatatatacatgttaacaatactctataaaaatttcggaccaatatctatccattagcttggtcaaaaactccaaactataacatattctccagtttatcttccagaatgacatttctatagtttacataatatttgactgatcaaatgattttcaaatgggacaaataagatatccacgtaaactagactaaaaaaggaataacttatatgaaggagactttatgataaaatacttacaaaagtttcgaaatgggtatgcaaaagaactcctaaaagctgtccgagagagaatgtttgatattcttttaatggaaagtataaatgaaaataatttcgtggggagaggtggctggagatacttatggatgagatatggaagagatgaggctggagtgagagttaagtataggactctcttacctgaagtgagagttaagtgtaggactctcttacccggagtgagagtggagtgtaggactctcttaccaataatatctacaaaaatcaattcaagatatttttacccaataatatccacgaaattagcttaaaatatttttatctaataatatccacaaaattagtttaagatatttttatccaataatatttacagttttgaacagacgttttgtccgaaaatatgaaaaaatgttattgcgccataagaccttaaataaccctctgagtctaatggcacaaaccataatacattttgacatttctaactatctccaataatcaaaaacacacttctgatactatagtaaataataacactaactatgtagttagacaaaaacctatataattaatggattcgtgaaaacttatagagtcttcacgagattcctaaagttaatagaaatttcacaattgaatttctagaggGCTGTTACATGAgatgtcagattgtaaagttatttttttataaaatagatttaatgatTCATATAAAGTCACGTcgttttgtaaatttatttttaaaataatattaaatatatttaaaaaaatttataaaaaatttacttcttcACATACAAGTTAATTGatacatttaaaatcataatttttttaaaaaaattaacataaattTGTATTATAAgtaaagttataaataaaaattaagcataTGGTATTACTCTTTTGTGACTATCTTGCTTCTACCACGTGCTAGTTTTCGAACAATTGACATGTTTTTATACatagtggttaaaatatttagttttattatatataagtaaaattatatattaatttatatattaatactaattttttgatatttaaaatttaaattaatattatttttaataaaatttaatttttaactaatcatattaaattatatacacGTTAATGCgctgcaactaaatttttcctaaaACCTTATCCATACGTACCAAGTTTTGAAGAGTCACGACTGTGGCTCCCCGTGGCAAAGAGTCAGACACGGCAGGACTGGCCATAAAGATAAGACGTTATAAAACCACTGGGATCATCAATGTCTTATATAttttcacagagagagagagagagagagggggagagagggTAGGTTTGCGGAGTAGTAATGGAGGGTGGGCTACTGCAGGGACCATACGATGCCACAGTGCGGCTGATGCTAGCTTCATTGGAGCGCAATCTGCTACCGGACGCTGTAATCCGGAGGCTCACGCGGCTGCTTTTGGCCGGCCGCCTTCGCTCCGAGTACAAGCCATCTTCTGAGCTCCAACTCTCCCACCTCCTTCAATTCGTGCAGTGTAaacccctctctctttctccctcgaaatcaccaattttttttttttgttctcttttaaCTTTTGGCCGTTCCTAACTTCTAAATGCTTACTTGTAGCTCTAAGAGAGATGCCCATAGCTATCAAGACTGACGAGCCAAAGGCTCAACATTATGAACTACCAACCTCCTTCTTCGAGTTGGTCCTTGGAAAGAATCTTAAATATAGGTAATTTTCTGGGCACCATAGTTTTCAATCTTGTTGGGTTCCTGTATGTATCTGGATATCAAGGGTTATGTTTAGCATAAATCTTGTTTTCAATATTGTTTTGTGCAGTTGTTGCTACTTCTCTGACAAGTCAAAAACTCTGGAGGATGCTGAAGAAGCAATGCTGGAACTCTACTGTGAGAGGTCACAGTTAAAAGATGGTCATTCTGTTCTTGATGTTGGATGTGGCTGGGGATCACTCTCTTTATACATCGCAAATAAGTATAGAAACTGCAAGGTTACAGGGATTTGTAATTCAACAACCCAGAAAGCATTTATTGAGAAGCAGTGTGGGTATGCCACTCTAACCACCCATATGCCTTGTGACCACACACTCAGATGCATACCTTAGATTCTTCTGGATTTAAATCAGGTTGAACTCTGTATTTTGCTTAAGCACTTACCTAAGGTCCTAAACCATTCCAACTGTTTTCTGTAGGGATCGTCAGCTGCAAAATTTGGAGATCATTGTTGCAGATATTAGCACATTTGGAATGGAAACATCCTATGACCGAATATTTTCCATCGAGATGTTTGAGGTAACTTCTTTCTGAACCCGTGTGCAAATGCCATTGTCAcaatattttgttgagaaaTGATTCAAGAACTAGTTTTTCCCATTGACACAGCATATGAAGAATTATAAGGATCTTCTGAAGAAGATATCCAAGTGGATGAAACAGGACAGCCTTCTGTTTGTTCACCATTTTTGCCACAAAGCATTTGCCTACCACTTTGAGGTACTTTGATCTTACCCTGTTTAAAACTTTAGACAGCCATTGGTGTACATTGCAACTTCTGGTTTTGGCTTTGCTTAAGATGTAGTGGTAATGATCCTGCTTGGCCACTCTTTTGAGTAGGACATAAATGAAGATGACTGGATTACTAGATACTTCTTCACTGGAGGAACAATGCCTTCAGCAAATCTGCTTCTTTATTTTCAAGTGAGATTTGTTTACATTGCCCTCTCAAACTAGTGATAATTATTCCTCTGGTATTATTGCAATGTCTTAAAAAAAGGGGCCATAAACTGTACTCAGTCTGTGAGACAATGAATCCAGGCTATTACATGTAAGAAGTCAAGTTCTGTTATATGATCGCATTCAAACCAAGGAGGTAATTTAGAGTTGGTTTCACTTATCAATGGCTTCTTGGCAATGGTTTAAATGCAGGACGATGTGTCTGTTGTTGATCATTGGCTTGTGAATGGAAAGCACTATGCACAGACAAGGTAAGGGTGTTTCAGTTTCTGGTCTATATATTTTCTGTCCCAGGACCCAGACCATAAGTAGAAAAACAAATTCAcaactctctcctttttttatttctttgcagTGAAGAGTGGCTTAAAAGAATGGACAAGAActcaacctccataaagccaatAATGGAATCAACATACGGCAAGGATTCTGCTGTCAAGTGGACCGTCTACTGGAGAACATTCTTCATTGCTGTCGCAGAACTCTTTGGGTACAGTAATGGAGAAGAATGGATGGTTGCACTTTTCTtattcaaaaagaaataaaaaaccaGAAGCCAAAGCTCCTCAGTCCTTCCAGTTGATTTACTTCTCCTAGTAAGTGTTTGCCTAGTGCTAAAACTTGGCAGCTGACgccacaaataaaaaaataaaaaaccacttTGCTCGCAATTGTTCTGATTATGTATGACTTGCTTTACGTGAAAATAAAGAAActagtgcatgtttgggattgctTGCTCGGAAAGATAGCTTATAACTTTAAGGCTTATAGCTTATagtttaagtaataagttctactattaaaaatttatgtacTGTTTGGtaactatatgtttaaaatactttcaaatatGTTAGATTTGTTaggaaacaattttaaaaaggcGCTTTTTGTGgtagaaatgacataaaagatcatttgattttttaaagaatatggtcatatttttgaaagtttgaaagttgtaattattttcaaGTTGATATTTTTGCCCATTGATAgagtttttaaaattagaaCTACATTTCGCATTATTTGGAAAATGACAATTGAGGAAAAGCATCTAAATCAAACAtaactttttactttatttgagATAAAGTACTTTAATATTTAACACATATGCTGGAAGGCTGGGCACCTGCTATATATTGTACTTTGCAGGACAAATTTTGATGGAACCACTTGCTTGTTGTGTCATGAATTTGTAAATCATTATACAGGTTTGGTTAGATTGTAGTCTTGTCCAGGAAATTGCAACTCTTAATTGTGTTAGTAGTTGCTACTAATGCTCCtttagtattttaattcttgtcAATGGTGTCTTTCCCCCCACAAGGTCTTTATAAACTTGAAGTCCGTGTCTGATCCCTTCCACCAGTTTAAGTGCATATGACTGACCATATGTACGTAGTGGCAGTTAGAGCTGCATCTCTGTGTCATATCCGGCGACTTCTATCATTTGTAATCTTCTATGGCCTGACTGGAGCTATTTGTCTGCGTTCCATTGTGACAAGCCCTGAAGTTGTCTTGCAAAGTTTGTGCATAAAAAGTCATTGGGCCGTGATCATGATGAATTGCCTTGCCCCCTTTAAATGAAGTATGAACACCTTGTTGCCATTCTTATTTCTAGAAGCATTACCATACTTGAGCAATTTTTTTCGGATTATAATTCAAGAATTCAGCATAATTTCACAATACACTGATAGTCAATTAGTAATCAAAGTGATGCCTTTTTTTGTCCAGGCAAATGAACAGGCTAATGGATATTGTAGAGATGAAAGATCAAGATATGAAACCTTTGTTCTTTTGAAGGGTGTGGATTGGCATTGGTTTCTGCTATCGAGTTTTCCATAAAAGTCAATGAAGCCTTTCATTCAAAATTATGTTGTATAATGTCGAGGTTTGTTATGAGGAACTCTTTTGATCATGAGCCAACTCTTTCATTTCCATTATTGATTGCAAGCCAATTCTGCATACTCATCCTGTTTATAAACCAGAGACTGACCAACTAGATTTAAACGTTAGTTGGGGTTCCCCTCTAATGATCATGTGTTATCGTGTTATGTTCCAAAATCACTTCAATAATGTGTTTTGATGAGTGGTAGAATGATTTCAAAATCCCTATTTGATCTGCCCAAGTTCcacatgttttaaagaaaaagtttgCATCATTATACTGAGTCTATATGCTGTTTGCAGAAGTAGATCGCTTTTGGAAGTTCTCATCATGTCAGCGTGGTTGGATATTATTCCATCTCGGTTCAATGTGGGTTTTGCCACTTTGCCTGAAATTAAGAGtggaatggtttttttttttttttttgtagttattattattatttttttaaagaaagtcccggcaaagaaaaagaaaaaaagaatgctACAAATAGTTTATAAAGTGGAGTTGGTAATATGTGATACGATTTGTGAACTCAACACGATTACAACATGAAATTACAGGTTTGGACTTTATGTTAACAAGTTTGAGACAAAATGCATTGACCCATTAAGACATGATTTATAAACGGGTCAATCTGCTTAATATGAAATTAACTCATTTTGAcccatttagaatttattttaaaattaaaattttattattgttaaattgtaatattgatatttttcagtatgcttattttttattgttggcaTTGTAATTTTCGACCTATgcttatatttgttattgtatggattgtaatattggttttattatatattaaaatttgaaaaatatcgatatatattttttaaaatattgtgattattaataaatatagattttaacttttatgtaaaattatattaattaggtcAAATGAGTTATATGTTTtagttcaacccatttacatgaaACAAATGGGTTTAAATGAATCgtattgtattaatatatttctacttaatttttaaacaagtcAAAACGGATAACACGACATAACCCATAATCTAAATAGGTTGAGTTAGGGTTTGAAAGTTTAACACATTTAGTTCAATGGGTTGGGTTTAAGTTGACATATATAGTCGAATATTCATGACTTGATATTACACGAATATAGCTCGAAAATACAATTTACAACCCCTATTTGAAGCATCATtttccctcattttttttttattatgtgtggGGGCAAGGAATGCCGAATGGGGGCAAAGGGTAGGAGGGGAAACATTTCTTGGAGGTCCTTCTTGGAGTGGGGAGGGCTTAGGTTGGATTGTTTTCACTTCTTTCATGTTGGATGCTTTTcgcttttttataaaaaattggaaaagtAATGAGTCCTATTAAAGATTTGTTTGAAATGGATTGAGGTAAACTTGACATCCAAACATAGCCTTAAGAGTTTggatactaatactaatatatattaatactattaaaacCTGAATATCGGACTAGAACTGGTAAAACCGGAAGTACTGATTGAGAAGGGTAATCCGTGTGTAATCagtttttgaaaatgtaaaactgCTGCATACCaatttaatcataaattttgtctaaaactagACCAATTACACTCATAGCCTAAGAGTGGTGTCTTTAGATTTTTGAAGACAAGTGTAGCTTCGCAAATAGAATAGAAATTGATAATTCACATGTTCTATTTGAAAACAAATTCTATTTTCTAGAAGATGTGTAGAGTATAGTTAATAAATACttacatgacataatttaatttgaaaaaaaatgttaagatctaaattttaattaaatcttactatttaaataatgtaGATGGTGTTATATACACTAATTTGAtaatagaattttattattattattatatagaatttattagaTGAATAACCCAACgttaaattatgttttaaatggaATACTTTTTGCCTATTTCTACAAATAGGCAACAAAAGAAGCCCTACTACTGGCTGTATGCTAGGATGCTGGGCGTATcgttagtgtatttttttaaaatatttttttaatattcttaattattgattttttttaaaaaaatatacaattttatttatagtaaattctttaattattaaataaataataataatgaaagtattcgaataataattttttaaacgaTAACATTACAGAAATTAAGTAGATGTTTTATACCAAAGGATATTTCTGCTGATAATTAGGAAGGAATCATTGGCATGGTTACTCgtcaatataaaatattttcgaagtagaagaatttaatttatcttgagttttgttatatataaatacagttacctattaatctgtgtactaatactgatttatttatatttaaaatttaaattaatattatttttaataaaatttattttttaactaattatattatattaatatacacattaatacataattatatttataattatatttttttcatttatctttCGTGATGGCGATTCCCAAAAAGtcaagaaaagagagaaggcCCACGAGCTTTTATCTTTTAGAATAAGCCTTTTTCAGCACATTTCGCTCGCGGAGAATGTCGACCATGGCCACACACTCattcgttgttttttttatttttttaatgggacTAGGATTTTTCCTGCGTTAGATCGAGTATGACCACGAGCTGCTGCTTTCCCATCATGCTTTTGGATTTTCCAGCCTTTTCCCTTTTCAcgaaaattatgtaaaatgatgttttatttttttaaaaaataaatataaaaattgatagACAATATCACCTCAtcgtatatataataagatgaaaagtGAGACTTGAGAATAGTATAGAGAATATTTTcctaattaaaaagaaaaaaaatattattttctaactttctagacaaaaaattttttaaatatcaaaataataataataatagtaaaaaaatattctaacaatatttttatttaacttttatcttaatttatctcatctcaattcactgTCTAAATGGtatcttaatttctttttataaaaaaaataaaccataACCAGGAATACGTCGTCATTAAATAATCACCCCGGACGCTCTCACAAAATGAAGACAATTGACTacctattaattatataatttttcattaaaaataagttatgagttttattattcattatttttacacattatatttataatttttatttatttataatttttttaaattttattttttataaattaattaattttttttactcattatttatatattatatatttgataacagaaaaaaaattatatattatatatgatctaAAGATGAAGAGCagcatttttcataaatttatatatatcatcaaatatatgatatagcCGGGCCAATGCTCAAACCGTACGGGTACTTGTCCTGTCTTCAGTACGTAAGTCTAACTACGTACATTGCATGCGTCATCTCGTAAACATaagcaagaaaaagaaactcGACTTCACTGAAATTTCAACCCCAACGCACAATATCAAATACATGACTCCACATGCCAGGGGAAAGCCAGTCtcaatctacttttttttttttttttagaaataatatttgtagtcgtgattgtgtaagcggcgtgcagtcactttgaaaaaaataaattaatataagacccacatgaaaaagaactaactttttaatcgtgaaccctactttttttcaaagcgattgcgtgACGTTTgtaatttcacgactgtatgtaacattactctttttttttacttagggTCTACAAGCCAAAGGCCAGGTACAATGCTTTGACATTAGTGattacttaataaaattaaCTCGTCCaattaactaaaaaataaattataaatataatttacagTTCCAAATAAGAGACTGTGTATGCAGACTCGTTGATGTATGAGgataaaaggataaaaaatttattttaaaaagtatattattatcattttaaaatctttttaaaataactgtatGAATTTACATGAACAGTTACATTTATAGACTCTAAGTAGATTAActcataaattataaattattttttaaatgtatttcgGGAAAACCTTACCTTGGAATTTAAGCggtaaataaactatatatgatgtcagaattttgaagaaaaagtagAGTTTAATAAGCGACATATATGAATGCAAATTGCACAGACAGACCGACACATAAATTTCTGTCCAGAGAATTATCGGATGCATCCAAAAGCAGTCACaccttttgaaattttctattAGTTTTGAGGGGCTCTAAAACTCCCACCATTGGCAAAGTAGAAGGTGTGAATGTGACACTTTGTATCCCCCACCATTATTCCCCTCAAAATGTGGGTATCCACCATGGATAATGATACGTTTACACCCCTATACCACTCATTTACCACCCATCCTCACgtggctttgtttttttttttttctaactctGCTGCTGCCGGTTACTTTTTCCTTGCGTCAGACTGCTTTACTGCAGATGCTTTGGACTGAAATTTCTCTACAGTGAAGGATGTGATTTGGTCCAGCTGATTGAAACTATTCCTGTCAGAAACATGAATTATCTCGCGCCAAAACATCTCACTTTCAACCCTCtcctctactctctctctctctctctctctctctctctctctagttcaTCCAACGCTTTTATTTCTTTACGACGGGAACTGCATTCGTTTCCTGTTCTAAAAAATTTTTCCGTCCGTTTTCCGTGGGTTGCCACCGTCGAGCCCACCATTCGAATCCAGTCAACGTTGAGCCCACTCCTGAAGCCCAGACAACGTCAAGCCCACCCTCCAGCCCAAACATCGGGCCCACTTCCAGCCCACCCCTTCAGCCCAAACGTGAAGACCATCCGGTCAGATCCTCCACGACGCACCACTTACAGTGGGTATAACTTCTGTCTCACTTCCATCGTTACACCTcctatgatatgaaaaaaaattagttattcGTGTAATGAAATTCTTAATTTTTGATTGTAATTAATTGAGTATTCACAATGAATTTTTTGATGTATTTTAGACTTCTATGAGTGAATTTAATctgttattaaaattttaatttttacttatgtaatctgttaaatatttttcatactgaACCATATGTGTATTTGCCTCCAATATAagtgaatttaatttattattgtaattttcctttttacttgtGTAATTAGTTGAATATTTTTCACAACAAACTCCACTAGTACAAGTGAATTTaactttttgtaattttcatttttgcttGGATTTGATTATCAGGTATTATGCCATGATTGGGGTAGGACAATCATTTTTGCCTACTTTGGTTTGCATAACTTCTTTAATAGTTTTAGATTCGAAAGTAAAATTtgatgatgaataaaaaatatacactatatttggaagttaaaaaaaaaaaaaaaaaagactatcaTTTCTAAGATCTAGATATGCTATCATAAAAgggattttattatataattttagacaTTTTAAATGCTTGCTAGTTGTGGTTTTGACCCATAAATAAAGTTAAAccaaaataaatggaaatgaTAAATCCGAAATTTTGAATTTGCCTGCTATGAAGTTTAGTAGtgatatatacaaaaaaaatgcATTGGATGTAcgatgtgtgtatgtatgtatgtcttTATTTGTTATGTTATATCTATGTAGGGATGGAACCAAATATTGGAGACGAGGGTGTTGTTGAAGAGCCAAAGGAGGGAATGTCATTTTCATCAATTGAGGAAGTAAGGGCATATTACACGAGGTATGCAAAACAAGTTGGGTTTGGAGTGACAAAACGAAATTCTAAAACTGGAGCCGATGGGCAAATAAGGTATTTCACACTTGCTTGTGTCCGTCAAGGCACGTATGTTAGCAAAGCGTCGAATATTCTTAAACCGAGGCCAATGGAACATAACGGATGCAAGGCAAAGATCAATGCTATATTAGGTTCCGAGGGGAAGTTTCGTTTAACCCATGTTGTCCTTGAGCACAATCATGTTCTTAGTCCTGGAAAAGCAAGATATATTAGATGTCATAAGAGGTTGGATGAGTCGAGCAAAAGAAAACTAGAATATAATGATATGACTGTCATTCAATTGAGCAAGAACTACAATTCTTGTGTTGCTGAGGCAGGAGGATATGAGAATCTCACGTTTGGAGAGAGAGATGCGCGAAATTACATACGTGAGGTTAGATTACTTCGGCTTGGGTTAGGAGGCGCCGAAGCACTACAAAACTACTTCACTCGTATGCAGGCACAAAATGAtggtttttattatattatagacgtTGATGATGAAACCAGATTGAGGAATGTGTTTTGGGCGGATGCCCGTAGTAGAGCTGCTTATGAATCGTTTGGTGATGTTATAACTTTTGACACGACGTACTTGACCAATTCATACAAAATGCCATTTGCTCCTTTTGTGGGAGTTAATCATCATGGTCAATCGATTTTATTTGGATGTGGCTTGATTTCTGGAGAGGATACGGACACGTTTGTATGGTTATTTGAGTCATGGCTTAAGTGCATGAATGGCCGAGCACCACAAGCCATAATAACAGATCAAGATAAAGCTATGCAAAATGCAATTGCAAGAGTGTTTCCAAAATCTCGACACCGATTTTGCTTGTGGCATATAATGAAAAAGGTTCCCGAAAAATTTGGAGCGTACAGTCAATATGATGACATCAAAAGTCAGCTGCACAGGTATTTGTTTTCCTTGATTATTTCTAGAATACTATGATATTTTGTTGTGGCATATTGTGGGTAATTGACCCATTGATCGTTGGATTGTTCACACAGGTGTGTTTATGACACGTTGAGTCGTGATGAATTCAACAAGTGTTGGCTGCAGCTTCTTGACAATTTTGATTTGCATGATCATTCATGGCTTGAATGGTTATATTCTGAGCGTCATCTATGGGTGCCAGCCTACGTCAAAAATGAATTTTGGGCAGGAATGTCATCTACTCAGCGAAGCGAGggtatgaatgcattttttgatgaTTACGTAAATTCAAAGACAACGTTAAAGCAATTTGTAGATCAATATGATAATGCACTTAGACGCAAAATTGAAAATGAGCTTGCAGCTGACTTTAGTTCATTTCACACGCAAATTCCATGCATAACTTTTTATGGCATTGAGAGACAATTTCAAGCAAGTTATACGAATGCAAAATTtaaagaagttcaagaagagtTAAGAGGTTTGATTTATTGCTGTGCATCATTGATTCAGAGTGAAGGAGGGATTTTTATATACCATGTGGCTGATCAGGTCCAAGTTATAGATGGATTTAGAAAAAGTACAAAATATGTTGTTGAGTTTAATGAGATAGAGTGTGAAGCAAACTGCACATGTCAGTTGTTTGCTTTTAAAGGCATTTTGTGTAGACATGCCATTCGTGTATTGACACTCCATGATAAGGAAGAGTTGCCTGCAAAATACATACTTGATAGATGGAGGAAGGACCTGAAACGAGATTATACGCTTGTTCGAAGTAGCCGCGATGATCTGAGTTATAGTCCAAACGCATACCGAATGAATAAACTAAACAAGGCCTTTTATGAGATTTCTTCAATTGCAGGCACCTCAGATGATGGTTGTGCGAAGTTACTGACTCAATTAAGTAAGTTAAAGCTGGAGTGGGTTGAGGTTCAGCCTGTGTGTGATAATCGGTCTACTGAGTCATTAGGGGTGACAAAGAGATCTGACAAATTAAAAAGTCCAGTTGCTGCTCGTAGTAAAGGTAGGCCAGTTTCTAAAAGGAAACAATCATCAGCTGAGAAAGCGATTAATCGCTTGAAAGCAAGGAAGACTCAAAGGGCTCCGGTAAGTTAGgcagtttttatattttgtgtttctaattatattttcaaacctATTTGGCATTAACTGCAatgtcttgaaatttttaaaagaaaaataggtcACACCTAGTCACAATCGCTGTCACAGACGTTAGCTCACCTTGTTTGCCAGAGCGTGATTTTCCTATAGCTTCTACTGCTCAATCGACTATGGTAGTATTGTTGATTTGttcatttgttttgtttgaagatatttattatctgagaatattaattttgattatCTTATCTTGCCTTGATAGGTACAACCGTCTTTACAGGTCTTAGACGATGAAGATTTAAATGTCGACATTCGtacgtatattatattaattatattaaaattaaattttacttaaaatagCATAATCATTAGTGTAATAATATATTGCAGGTTTAGGACTGTAGGTCCATTCTTTAGGGCCATCTTGCAAGGaagttaataaat
This is a stretch of genomic DNA from Carya illinoinensis cultivar Pawnee chromosome 15, C.illinoinensisPawnee_v1, whole genome shotgun sequence. It encodes these proteins:
- the LOC122297424 gene encoding (S)-coclaurine N-methyltransferase-like, whose translation is MEGGLLQGPYDATVRLMLASLERNLLPDAVIRRLTRLLLAGRLRSEYKPSSELQLSHLLQFVQSLREMPIAIKTDEPKAQHYELPTSFFELVLGKNLKYSCCYFSDKSKTLEDAEEAMLELYCERSQLKDGHSVLDVGCGWGSLSLYIANKYRNCKVTGICNSTTQKAFIEKQCGDRQLQNLEIIVADISTFGMETSYDRIFSIEMFEHMKNYKDLLKKISKWMKQDSLLFVHHFCHKAFAYHFEDINEDDWITRYFFTGGTMPSANLLLYFQDDVSVVDHWLVNGKHYAQTSEEWLKRMDKNSTSIKPIMESTYGKDSAVKWTVYWRTFFIAVAELFGYSNGEEWMVALFLFKKK
- the LOC122296589 gene encoding protein FAR1-RELATED SEQUENCE 5-like, which translates into the protein MTVIQLSKNYNSCVAEAGGYENLTFGERDARNYIREVRLLRLGLGGAEALQNYFTRMQAQNDGFYYIIDVDDETRLRNVFWADARSRAAYESFGDVITFDTTYLTNSYKMPFAPFVGVNHHGQSILFGCGLISGEDTDTFVWLFESWLKCMNGRAPQAIITDQDKAMQNAIARVFPKSRHRFCLWHIMKKVPEKFGAYSQYDDIKSQLHRCVYDTLSRDEFNKCWLQLLDNFDLHDHSWLEWLYSERHLWVPAYVKNEFWAGMSSTQRSEGMNAFFDDYVNSKTTLKQFVDQYDNALRRKIENELAADFSSFHTQIPCITFYGIERQFQASYTNAKFKEVQEELRGLIYCCASLIQSEGGIFIYHVADQVQVIDGFRKSTKYVVEFNEIECEANCTCQLFAFKGILCRHAIRVLTLHDKEELPAKYILDRWRKDLKRDYTLVRSSRDDLSYSPNAYRMNKLNKAFYEISSIAGTSDDGCAKLLTQLSKLKLEWVEVQPVCDNRSTESLGVTKRSDKLKSPVAARSKGRPVSKRKQSSAEKAINRLKARKTQRAPVS